The following coding sequences are from one bacterium SCSIO 12741 window:
- a CDS encoding alpha/beta hydrolase, giving the protein MKIYQISGLGAGEEVFKTTRLDFPTQFIPWIIPEPQETIEHYASRMAEAINPDEPFCLMGVSFGGIMSQEIAKLIKPQQIFIVSSAKSRKEIPIYMRAVAELGLTATLPDKLMKQTNGVTHFLFGAKSEGEKQALNEIMENINPDYLRWSLTQIGKWKQKSPPPDLIHIHGNHDFLFPLRNVKNPDHVLPGGHFVAVQRGAEISRIINDYLKN; this is encoded by the coding sequence ATGAAGATCTATCAGATAAGCGGATTGGGAGCCGGTGAAGAAGTATTCAAAACCACCCGCTTAGATTTCCCCACCCAATTTATTCCCTGGATAATTCCTGAACCTCAGGAAACTATCGAGCATTATGCTTCTCGTATGGCAGAGGCCATCAATCCTGACGAACCCTTTTGTTTGATGGGAGTGTCGTTTGGAGGCATCATGAGTCAGGAAATAGCCAAACTGATCAAGCCACAGCAAATATTTATTGTTTCCAGTGCCAAAAGCCGAAAGGAAATTCCGATTTACATGCGGGCCGTTGCTGAATTGGGACTCACAGCCACGCTTCCCGATAAGCTGATGAAGCAAACCAATGGCGTTACCCATTTTCTGTTTGGGGCCAAATCTGAGGGAGAAAAACAGGCCCTTAATGAAATCATGGAGAACATAAATCCTGATTACCTGAGATGGTCTTTAACTCAAATAGGTAAATGGAAACAAAAATCACCTCCACCCGATTTGATCCATATTCATGGAAACCATGATTTCCTGTTTCCCCTGCGAAACGTAAAGAATCCGGATCATGTTTTACCCGGAGGACACTTTGTTGCCGTTCAGCGCGGAGCAGAAATATCCAGGATTATCAATGATTATTTGAAAAACTAA
- a CDS encoding DUF58 domain-containing protein, whose translation MKYFKGIFITTRFLGLLGICCFLFVLSFSYSALFYAGALGLLLLFGLLAWDIFRLGSSTNTVKAKRTVNGLLSLSDENPVYLEIESEYSFNVNLQIIDEIPEQLQIRNFDMNTHLNPGESKTLEYSIAPKTRGAYLFGRTRMLVSSGLNLVQWMVVEDNGEETAVYPSVIQMKQFELEAFSAHSNFYGIKRIRKIGHSYEFDHIKNYIQGDDQRSINWKASSRQAKLMVNKYEDERSQPVYSFIDKGRSMKMPFEGLTLMDYAINTSLAISNIVLKKHDRSGLVTFSDKVGSFIRAENRPQHLQRILSTLYNEQERQVEANYEMLYQLCRSQLGQRSLIFLYTNFESVNALQRILPILRKINRLHLLIVMYFSNSELEEMAQQDCKEVIDIYHQTTARKMILEKELILEELKRYGIQAIVSSPKKLSINTINKYLELKSRGLI comes from the coding sequence GTGAAGTACTTCAAAGGCATATTCATAACTACCCGTTTCCTCGGTCTTTTAGGGATTTGTTGTTTTCTATTCGTTTTATCGTTTAGTTACTCCGCTCTATTCTACGCTGGGGCACTGGGCCTTTTGTTGTTATTCGGACTCCTGGCCTGGGATATTTTCCGACTGGGTAGTTCAACAAACACGGTAAAGGCGAAGCGGACTGTAAATGGACTCCTTTCCCTTTCGGATGAAAATCCCGTTTACCTCGAAATTGAATCGGAATATTCCTTTAACGTAAACCTTCAAATTATTGACGAGATTCCTGAGCAATTACAGATTCGGAATTTCGACATGAATACCCATTTGAATCCAGGCGAAAGCAAAACCCTGGAGTACTCCATTGCCCCCAAAACACGTGGCGCGTATCTCTTTGGGCGAACCCGTATGCTGGTTTCAAGCGGATTGAATCTGGTACAATGGATGGTGGTGGAAGACAACGGGGAAGAAACCGCGGTGTATCCCTCGGTGATTCAAATGAAACAATTTGAGTTAGAAGCCTTTTCAGCGCACTCTAACTTCTACGGCATCAAGCGGATTCGAAAAATTGGGCACAGCTACGAATTCGACCACATCAAGAATTACATCCAGGGAGATGATCAACGGAGTATCAACTGGAAAGCCAGTTCGCGTCAAGCTAAGTTGATGGTGAACAAGTACGAAGATGAGCGTTCGCAGCCCGTTTATTCCTTTATTGACAAAGGGCGTTCTATGAAAATGCCGTTTGAAGGATTAACCCTGATGGATTACGCCATTAACACCAGCCTGGCCATATCCAACATTGTGTTAAAAAAGCACGACCGTTCTGGATTAGTCACTTTCTCTGATAAAGTTGGATCATTCATCCGAGCGGAAAATCGTCCGCAACACCTGCAGCGAATTTTGAGCACCCTTTACAATGAGCAAGAGCGTCAGGTAGAGGCCAACTATGAGATGCTCTATCAGCTTTGTAGGAGTCAATTGGGTCAGCGGAGTCTGATCTTTTTGTACACCAACTTTGAGAGTGTTAATGCCCTACAGCGCATTCTCCCGATTCTGCGAAAAATCAACCGCTTACACCTCTTAATTGTTATGTATTTCTCGAACTCAGAGTTGGAAGAAATGGCTCAACAGGATTGTAAGGAAGTAATTGACATCTACCATCAAACGACGGCCCGGAAAATGATCTTGGAGAAGGAATTGATTTTGGAAGAGCTGAAGCGATACGGTATTCAGGCCATTGTTTCTTCACCTAAGAAGCTTTCCATCAATACCATCAACAAGTACCTGGAGCTTAAATCTCGTGGATTGATCTAA
- a CDS encoding MoxR family ATPase, protein MEETNKSEQSVNPEETPRTEGPAEQANHDSSKETEAKKAFPAVESPEVPKGAEIPEIKPLEKEEEFNEIANAVDQLKAEIQKVLIGQDETLELLMAGILSRGHLLLEGVPGIAKTLMIKLFSKAISTSFKRIQFTPDLMPSDVIGTSVFNMKTSEFQFKAGPIFTNIVLIDEINRAPAKSQAALFETMEEYQVTVDGTTYQLDEPFFVLATQNPIEQEGTYKLPEAQLDRFLFRVKLTYPDLKDEISIMTRFKDSFALRPEESIKPVFSVNDLNRFRSQIEKVHIKDQLIEYIAQLVHSTRNSPDLFLGASPRASLAIMRTSKAIAAIRGRNFVTPDDIKHVAKPVLNHRIILSPEKELEGVTTEQVIDEFLAEIEIPR, encoded by the coding sequence ATGGAAGAGACAAACAAATCTGAACAATCGGTAAATCCGGAAGAAACTCCACGTACCGAAGGGCCTGCAGAACAGGCAAACCATGATTCTTCCAAGGAAACTGAAGCCAAAAAAGCCTTTCCTGCGGTTGAGTCACCGGAAGTTCCGAAAGGCGCTGAAATTCCTGAAATCAAACCTTTGGAAAAGGAAGAAGAGTTTAACGAAATCGCTAATGCGGTAGATCAATTAAAGGCCGAAATCCAAAAGGTACTTATTGGTCAGGATGAAACGCTGGAACTGCTTATGGCAGGTATTCTTTCCCGGGGCCATTTGCTGCTGGAAGGCGTTCCTGGAATTGCCAAAACCTTGATGATTAAACTCTTCTCGAAGGCTATTTCTACCTCCTTTAAACGGATTCAGTTTACGCCAGACTTGATGCCTTCTGATGTGATCGGTACTTCGGTATTCAACATGAAGACTTCGGAATTTCAATTTAAGGCCGGCCCGATTTTTACGAATATCGTATTGATTGATGAAATTAACCGGGCCCCGGCCAAGTCGCAGGCTGCTCTTTTTGAAACCATGGAAGAATACCAGGTGACAGTTGATGGAACTACCTACCAATTGGATGAGCCTTTCTTCGTATTGGCCACGCAAAACCCGATTGAACAAGAAGGAACCTACAAGCTTCCAGAAGCGCAGCTCGACCGTTTTTTGTTCCGGGTCAAATTGACCTATCCAGACCTCAAGGACGAGATCAGTATCATGACTCGATTCAAAGACAGCTTTGCCCTGAGACCGGAAGAGAGCATCAAACCGGTATTTTCAGTAAACGACTTAAATCGCTTTCGTTCACAGATCGAAAAGGTGCATATTAAGGATCAGCTAATCGAATACATTGCTCAACTGGTTCATAGTACACGAAACAGCCCCGATCTATTCCTGGGAGCTTCACCCCGTGCTTCTTTGGCCATAATGCGCACGTCAAAAGCCATTGCGGCTATCCGGGGACGCAATTTTGTTACTCCAGATGACATTAAACACGTGGCTAAGCCTGTGTTGAACCACCGGATTATTCTGAGTCCAGAGAAAGAGCTGGAAGGCGTGACCACTGAACAGGTGATTGATGAGTTTTTAGCAGAGATTGAAATTCCTCGTTAG
- a CDS encoding DUF4350 domain-containing protein, with translation MNNNSIVVVLLVTVVGLLAGAFYFVSQYIPDHDWSVHYNRYSDQPYGTTLFRELLEAHDYDFDYISYSRDSGYVIDTPSQATILFIGDYIYCDSSKAAELKKLVNAGAHVLVASEMFNRNLTRSFSENYELKAPLKDHELPEVTMYLSSGDGSDYEYHHKMLKDTVDFNWIHIDPAYFKDTLQPEGWTVQGTIDNNLPNFVSIDYGKGAFYQHLTPLVFTNYHLIRPDGFKYVRTLLKQFPGKKVYWIDNRTNAASSSDPFSQSTKRQTPLQFIMSNRSLRWGWYTLAGGVLLFLLFNFKRKQRAMRVINPPVNSSVYYAKTVGQLFYENGDPRHMAAQLMDLFHAYVLRRYRIQRTKDDDLYKQEIAKYSELDPEFINELFDKGFKMRYNELSTNKDLVELHRKLELFYKKCR, from the coding sequence ATGAATAACAATTCAATCGTTGTGGTTCTTTTGGTAACCGTTGTTGGGTTATTGGCTGGGGCATTCTATTTTGTTTCGCAATACATCCCCGATCATGATTGGTCGGTACATTACAACCGCTACAGTGATCAGCCTTATGGCACAACCCTGTTTCGGGAATTGCTGGAGGCCCACGACTATGATTTTGACTACATTTCTTACTCCCGGGATTCCGGCTATGTGATCGACACTCCGTCGCAGGCTACCATTTTGTTTATCGGAGATTACATCTATTGCGATAGCAGCAAAGCAGCCGAGCTCAAGAAATTGGTGAATGCCGGAGCCCATGTTTTGGTAGCTTCCGAAATGTTTAACCGAAACCTAACCCGAAGTTTTAGCGAAAACTATGAGCTGAAGGCTCCACTCAAAGATCATGAGCTTCCTGAGGTTACCATGTACCTGTCCTCGGGAGATGGCTCTGACTATGAGTACCATCACAAAATGCTCAAAGACACCGTCGATTTCAACTGGATTCACATCGATCCCGCCTATTTTAAGGACACCCTTCAACCCGAAGGCTGGACGGTTCAAGGAACCATCGACAACAACCTGCCCAACTTTGTTTCTATCGACTATGGAAAGGGTGCGTTTTACCAGCACCTAACACCTCTTGTGTTTACGAACTACCACTTAATCCGTCCCGATGGGTTTAAGTATGTAAGGACTCTCCTCAAACAGTTTCCAGGTAAAAAGGTGTATTGGATTGACAACCGCACCAATGCCGCCTCATCATCAGATCCCTTTTCGCAGTCTACCAAAAGACAGACTCCCCTTCAGTTTATCATGAGCAACCGTTCGTTGCGCTGGGGCTGGTATACTTTGGCCGGTGGTGTCCTGTTATTCCTGCTCTTTAACTTTAAGCGGAAGCAACGTGCCATGCGGGTAATCAATCCTCCGGTAAACTCCTCGGTGTATTACGCCAAAACGGTGGGCCAATTGTTTTACGAGAATGGAGACCCTCGTCACATGGCAGCCCAATTGATGGATCTGTTTCACGCTTATGTACTGCGTAGATATCGAATCCAGCGAACGAAGGATGATGACCTCTACAAACAAGAAATTGCCAAGTACTCTGAATTGGACCCCGAGTTTATCAACGAGCTGTTTGACAAGGGATTCAAGATGAGATACAACGAACTTTCTACCAACAAAGACCTGGTAGAACTACATAGAAAACTCGAACTTTTTTACAAAAAATGCAGATAA
- a CDS encoding DUF4129 domain-containing protein, whose product MKAQKTYRSLLSSLVLLIWIFCSLGLFAQDSEEGIEIEEDKWEETIKDVDYSEDFWENDDDEEEDSQASEDGEFNPDIPASDGFSLGPLKYVFIIAVIMALLYVIIILASNYKKGASAHSRISGAELEELESLSDPEADIEQFNLDSMLASALKLGNYKLALRIQYLKIVQLLSESGAIDWKKEKTNYDYLRELKDHQGRKTFQTLTRDFEKIWYGDLELTEKEYQNRAPQYEAFQKTLTPDE is encoded by the coding sequence ATGAAGGCCCAGAAAACATATCGCAGTCTGCTCAGCAGCTTGGTTCTACTGATATGGATCTTTTGCTCCCTGGGGCTATTTGCTCAGGATTCGGAAGAAGGTATTGAGATTGAAGAAGACAAATGGGAAGAGACCATTAAGGACGTTGATTACAGCGAAGATTTTTGGGAAAACGATGACGATGAAGAGGAGGATTCTCAAGCGTCAGAAGATGGAGAGTTCAATCCAGACATCCCAGCCAGCGATGGATTTTCTCTTGGACCACTCAAGTACGTGTTCATTATAGCTGTTATCATGGCACTGCTCTATGTCATCATTATTCTTGCCAGCAATTACAAAAAAGGAGCTTCGGCACACAGCAGGATTAGTGGCGCCGAGTTAGAAGAACTGGAATCGCTATCAGATCCTGAAGCCGATATCGAACAATTTAACCTGGATAGCATGCTGGCCAGCGCCCTAAAATTGGGCAACTACAAGCTCGCCCTTCGTATCCAATACCTTAAGATTGTTCAGCTGCTTTCCGAATCCGGTGCCATTGATTGGAAAAAAGAAAAAACCAACTACGATTACCTCCGTGAACTCAAAGATCACCAAGGTCGCAAAACCTTTCAAACCCTAACCCGAGATTTCGAAAAAATCTGGTATGGTGATTTGGAATTGACCGAGAAAGAATATCAAAACCGGGCTCCCCAATACGAAGCCTTTCAAAAAACCCTAACGCCTGATGAATAA
- a CDS encoding stage II sporulation protein M, whose translation MKESHFVEQNKEKWNEFEADLKSKKKDPEKIRKLFIEITDDLSFARTFYKSRLVNNYLNGVAQLLFQEIYKNETGPANQFKKFWTTELPLYLYQARKELLISFLVFVGAMAIGVFSAMHDPEFTTMIMGESYITMTEENIAKDDPMAVYKDERQLGMFLGITMNNIKVAFMTFLSGILASIGTLAVIIYNGVMLGAFQYFFIERGLFWESFLTIWQHGALEISSIVIAGAAGITLGKGLIFPGTYTRSISFRLSARRGLKILAGVVPLFIIAGFIEGFITRYTDMNNGIRLANILVSFSFIVFYYVWYPRRVYLSNPDLAVPESPPHHPDKMAFDKRQVNSGSKIIGLALQKVGGQLIPLLKWGFGASLILTLLVMLISQGIDRDLINNLMYYEGFDALSNLEKRPYLALVYFLLFASASGTSMYFLEREELSKNSLITNIRHMMPYVGLSSLILSLVFLFNFFWGILFLILFTPFLSAFISGSLIWRESFATVLSRSTQYTLSNWMTLGEVILKIGVIVFLLSFTFTSQIYTFYMSTVDILFYSESQFYDLAYLGLSTSLFFTYLFMSVVLFSYCSHYLLYTNQEIQTGAHLKDRIRQVGVRNRILGMDQE comes from the coding sequence ATGAAGGAATCTCATTTCGTAGAGCAAAATAAAGAAAAGTGGAATGAATTCGAAGCGGATCTAAAAAGCAAAAAGAAGGATCCGGAAAAAATTCGCAAGCTTTTCATCGAAATAACCGACGACCTCTCCTTTGCGCGCACCTTTTACAAGAGCCGGTTGGTCAACAATTACCTCAATGGAGTTGCCCAATTGCTGTTTCAGGAGATCTATAAAAACGAAACCGGTCCGGCGAACCAATTCAAAAAATTCTGGACAACGGAGCTTCCTCTTTACCTCTACCAGGCTCGTAAAGAGCTATTAATTTCATTTTTGGTATTTGTTGGCGCGATGGCGATCGGTGTATTCTCCGCCATGCACGATCCTGAGTTCACCACCATGATCATGGGAGAAAGCTATATCACCATGACTGAGGAAAACATTGCCAAAGACGATCCCATGGCGGTGTACAAGGATGAACGACAACTGGGCATGTTTCTGGGCATTACCATGAACAACATCAAGGTGGCCTTTATGACCTTTTTGAGCGGAATATTGGCCAGTATCGGAACCTTGGCGGTGATCATATACAACGGCGTAATGCTGGGCGCTTTCCAGTATTTCTTTATCGAGCGTGGTTTGTTTTGGGAATCCTTCCTTACCATTTGGCAACATGGAGCTTTGGAAATTTCTTCCATCGTTATTGCAGGAGCTGCTGGTATTACTTTGGGCAAGGGCCTCATTTTCCCGGGAACTTATACCCGAAGTATCAGTTTTAGACTGAGTGCTCGTAGGGGATTAAAAATATTAGCTGGGGTGGTTCCGCTATTCATCATCGCGGGCTTCATCGAAGGTTTTATAACCCGATACACAGACATGAACAACGGAATTCGATTGGCCAATATTTTGGTATCCTTTTCCTTTATCGTCTTCTATTATGTTTGGTATCCACGGCGGGTTTATTTGAGTAATCCCGATTTGGCCGTACCTGAATCACCACCCCATCATCCTGATAAAATGGCCTTTGATAAAAGGCAGGTTAACTCCGGTTCAAAAATAATTGGACTGGCCCTTCAAAAAGTGGGAGGTCAACTGATACCGCTACTCAAATGGGGCTTTGGGGCTTCTTTGATTCTCACCCTATTGGTGATGCTCATTTCCCAGGGAATTGATCGGGATTTGATTAACAACCTGATGTATTACGAAGGATTTGATGCGCTGAGTAATCTGGAAAAACGGCCCTATTTGGCCCTGGTCTACTTCCTTTTATTTGCTTCTGCTTCGGGAACTTCCATGTATTTTCTGGAACGAGAAGAGTTGTCCAAAAACAGCCTGATTACCAATATTCGCCACATGATGCCCTATGTGGGATTATCGTCCCTCATATTGAGTTTGGTATTCTTGTTTAATTTCTTTTGGGGCATTCTCTTCCTCATCCTGTTTACCCCATTCTTGTCCGCTTTCATTTCAGGCTCCTTAATTTGGCGAGAGTCCTTTGCTACGGTTTTGAGTAGGTCTACTCAATACACCCTGTCGAATTGGATGACTCTGGGAGAAGTAATTTTAAAAATTGGAGTGATCGTCTTTTTGCTATCCTTCACCTTTACCTCACAGATCTACACCTTCTACATGAGCACGGTAGACATACTCTTCTATTCGGAGAGTCAATTCTACGATCTGGCTTATTTAGGGCTTTCCACCTCTTTGTTTTTTACCTACCTCTTTATGTCGGTAGTTCTGTTTAGCTATTGTTCCCATTACCTGCTGTACACCAATCAAGAAATTCAAACCGGTGCACACCTCAAAGATCGTATTCGACAAGTGGGAGTTCGTAACCGCATACTGGGAATGGATCAAGAATAA
- a CDS encoding RDD family protein, which produces MRRTIDITTTQNVTIEYGLATVTDRFLAWLVDTVIIWTSMLVLFFFFVAITNEIEELVIFLCSLIYLFYSLLFETFRNGQTPGKYLMRLRVVKINGQPIGFFDYLARWAFRSIDLVMSSGFIAALLVSSTPKGQRLGDYFGNTTVIKTNPAERLRIARIYQLSELENYEPVYPQVTRLKESEVLLIKEVLTRAKKYPGKSSNEAMKELLIRLQETLQIKLPKDKAKFLKTLIKDYVALTR; this is translated from the coding sequence ATGAGAAGAACAATCGACATAACCACAACACAAAATGTAACGATAGAATACGGTCTTGCCACCGTAACAGATCGCTTTCTGGCTTGGCTGGTAGATACCGTTATTATCTGGACTTCGATGCTGGTTCTCTTTTTCTTTTTCGTAGCCATTACCAACGAGATTGAGGAGTTGGTTATTTTTCTGTGTTCGCTGATTTATTTGTTCTATTCCTTGTTGTTCGAGACTTTTAGAAACGGACAAACTCCAGGGAAGTACCTGATGCGATTGCGGGTGGTAAAAATTAATGGTCAGCCTATCGGCTTCTTTGATTACCTCGCCCGATGGGCTTTCCGTAGCATCGATCTGGTTATGTCAAGCGGTTTTATCGCGGCTCTTCTGGTAAGTTCCACGCCCAAAGGCCAACGGCTGGGTGATTACTTTGGAAACACCACAGTGATCAAAACCAATCCGGCAGAGCGTCTGCGCATTGCCCGAATCTATCAATTGTCTGAACTCGAGAACTACGAACCCGTTTATCCTCAGGTGACTCGCTTGAAGGAATCGGAAGTTTTATTGATTAAGGAAGTATTGACCCGGGCCAAAAAATATCCGGGAAAAAGCAGCAATGAAGCCATGAAGGAATTGCTGATTCGCTTGCAGGAAACCCTGCAGATTAAACTTCCCAAAGACAAGGCGAAGTTCCTTAAAACCTTGATCAAAGACTACGTAGCTCTTACCCGCTAA
- a CDS encoding RDD family protein — MAEHILDEHLSSGNSHVTPEQFATRGQRFANYIIDLIAILVILFAVAFVLGALRIIDGKNEAAINVMVYSIMYLYYAIFEALTGKTIGKIVTQTQVVKEDGSRPDFMNILGRSLCRFIPFEHFSFFASSGRGWHDTISKTYVVDNSKRKEALEAPPAIDVNDLFPDKEKEE; from the coding sequence ATGGCCGAACATATTTTAGACGAACACCTGTCTTCCGGAAACTCTCATGTCACTCCCGAACAATTCGCCACCCGTGGGCAGCGATTTGCCAACTACATCATAGATCTCATTGCAATACTTGTCATTCTTTTTGCCGTGGCTTTCGTTTTGGGCGCCTTGCGAATAATAGATGGCAAAAATGAAGCCGCTATCAACGTAATGGTCTATTCCATTATGTATTTGTACTACGCCATTTTTGAAGCTCTTACTGGAAAAACTATTGGTAAAATAGTTACCCAAACCCAGGTAGTAAAGGAAGATGGAAGTCGACCTGACTTTATGAATATTTTGGGGCGGTCTTTGTGCCGATTTATTCCTTTTGAACACTTCTCTTTTTTCGCTTCTTCCGGTCGAGGCTGGCACGACACGATTAGCAAGACGTACGTGGTAGATAACTCCAAACGCAAGGAAGCATTGGAAGCGCCGCCAGCGATCGATGTGAATGACCTTTTTCCAGATAAAGAAAAAGAAGAGTAG
- a CDS encoding Crp/Fnr family transcriptional regulator, with protein sequence MNEQLLDYVRRYVSISEVEFQIFESYLKPVQVQKKGFLLRAGNYCRSRYFITKGCVRLFYIDNKGNEQIIHFGIDQWWISDYESLINNKPSTLFIQALEPTEILELPQKGFEELCEKVPQTERLFRKIMERTFVATQKRIEFIYSLNGEEQLQLFMNSNPKFTQRVPQYMIASYLGMSPEFVSKIKAKKR encoded by the coding sequence ATGAATGAGCAATTACTCGATTATGTGAGAAGGTATGTTTCCATTTCGGAGGTCGAATTCCAAATATTCGAATCTTACCTGAAGCCAGTTCAAGTGCAGAAAAAGGGTTTTTTGCTTCGAGCCGGTAACTATTGCCGATCAAGATATTTCATTACAAAGGGTTGTGTTCGCTTGTTTTATATCGATAACAAAGGGAATGAACAGATTATTCATTTTGGAATTGACCAATGGTGGATAAGTGACTATGAGAGTTTGATAAATAATAAACCTTCAACTCTTTTTATACAGGCACTGGAGCCTACAGAAATTCTTGAATTACCTCAGAAAGGATTTGAAGAGCTGTGTGAGAAGGTCCCTCAAACCGAGCGACTTTTTCGAAAAATAATGGAGAGGACCTTCGTAGCGACCCAAAAAAGAATCGAATTCATCTACAGTTTGAATGGAGAAGAACAGCTGCAGCTATTTATGAATTCAAACCCCAAATTCACCCAGCGGGTTCCGCAATATATGATTGCCTCTTATTTGGGCATGTCGCCTGAATTCGTGAGTAAAATCAAAGCCAAAAAGAGATAA
- a CDS encoding DJ-1/PfpI family protein, whose product MKKLFMLCTVGVMLSSCHSDDAINKSEKEQSTQIEMESNRQSKHFRPLNDHLPTIGLLMYDGVLQGEVVATSDVFAKLDKDGKQLFNVITIAESLDPIVSEEGMTFLPDYSFDNCPKLTALFVPSAYDMHAQVNNQNIIDFIRVKNQEADHMVSNCAGAQLIGKSGVADGHKIVTWIGGGEQLQKDYPKLKVQNDRLISFVEDGKFSSSNGNLASYISALKLLEKMTSQEHREFVESYLYIDQLQDWKE is encoded by the coding sequence ATGAAAAAATTATTCATGCTCTGTACAGTTGGTGTGATGCTATCCAGCTGCCATTCGGATGACGCCATAAATAAATCGGAAAAGGAGCAATCTACCCAAATTGAAATGGAGTCCAATAGACAATCAAAACACTTTCGGCCCCTCAATGACCACTTGCCCACTATCGGGCTCTTAATGTACGATGGCGTTCTCCAAGGTGAAGTGGTCGCCACATCCGATGTTTTTGCCAAACTGGACAAAGACGGGAAACAGCTTTTTAATGTTATTACGATTGCCGAATCCCTGGATCCCATTGTGTCGGAAGAAGGAATGACGTTTCTTCCTGATTATAGCTTTGATAATTGCCCCAAACTAACCGCCCTCTTTGTGCCGAGCGCTTACGACATGCATGCTCAGGTGAACAATCAGAATATCATCGATTTTATTCGAGTCAAGAATCAGGAAGCTGACCATATGGTTAGTAACTGTGCCGGAGCGCAACTCATTGGGAAGTCGGGAGTGGCCGATGGACATAAGATAGTCACTTGGATAGGAGGCGGAGAGCAATTGCAAAAAGACTATCCGAAATTGAAGGTGCAGAATGACCGTTTAATATCCTTCGTGGAAGATGGAAAATTTAGCTCTTCCAATGGAAACTTAGCCAGTTATATTTCCGCCTTAAAACTGCTGGAAAAAATGACCAGCCAGGAACATCGGGAGTTTGTGGAAAGCTATCTCTATATTGACCAACTCCAAGATTGGAAGGAGTAG
- a CDS encoding helix-turn-helix transcriptional regulator, whose protein sequence is MKSDIQRVTTLSEAHQKLGYPKPVHPLISWLDLSHFEVTEDQVGSKTAVDLYMVSVKDKSCGIEYGRNSFDFAEGVLVFSAPGQVYTNHSPVKKGDLNGWLLHFHPDLIRNTHLADIIDEYSFFNYDVYEALHLSEEEEQVITDCVEKIKNEYEQRIDNHSQRVIVSNLELLLNYSLRFYERQFNTRTSQHKDVVTQFEKDLKAYYKQGNRSRLVTPSIQEFAEKANLSQHYFSDLIKKETGRAPKDHINDFLIERAKNMLLGTELSVSEIAYDLGFNYPHYFTRVFKSKTGQTPVQYRSMN, encoded by the coding sequence ATGAAATCAGATATTCAACGGGTGACAACCTTAAGCGAAGCCCATCAAAAATTGGGTTATCCGAAACCTGTACACCCTTTAATTTCCTGGCTCGATCTCTCCCACTTTGAAGTAACCGAAGATCAGGTTGGTTCCAAAACCGCAGTTGACCTGTACATGGTATCGGTTAAGGACAAAAGTTGCGGCATTGAATACGGAAGAAATTCTTTTGATTTTGCCGAGGGTGTTCTGGTCTTTTCTGCGCCCGGTCAGGTTTATACCAACCACAGCCCGGTAAAGAAAGGAGACCTTAACGGATGGTTACTTCATTTCCATCCCGACTTGATTCGAAATACCCACCTCGCTGATATTATTGATGAATACTCCTTCTTCAACTACGACGTATACGAAGCGCTTCACCTTTCGGAAGAGGAGGAGCAGGTGATTACGGATTGTGTCGAAAAGATTAAGAACGAATACGAGCAACGAATCGATAATCACAGCCAGCGGGTTATCGTATCCAACCTGGAATTGTTGCTTAACTACTCCTTGCGGTTTTACGAACGACAATTCAATACCCGTACCAGTCAACACAAGGATGTGGTGACTCAATTTGAAAAAGACTTAAAGGCCTATTACAAACAAGGAAACCGGTCGCGACTGGTCACTCCTTCGATTCAGGAATTTGCCGAAAAAGCGAACCTCTCACAGCACTATTTTAGTGATTTGATCAAAAAGGAAACCGGAAGAGCTCCCAAGGATCACATCAATGATTTTTTGATAGAGCGGGCCAAGAACATGTTGCTTGGAACAGAGTTGTCGGTGAGTGAAATTGCTTATGATTTAGGATTTAACTACCCCCATTATTTTACCCGGGTTTTTAAGTCCAAAACCGGGCAAACTCCCGTTCAATATCGCTCGATGAATTGA